In Blastopirellula sediminis, the following proteins share a genomic window:
- a CDS encoding YHYH protein, whose amino-acid sequence MFRKHFLTLLPLLSLMLVAGLALAQFGPQMRRHMANQMRQLQLVPATQQPPQQSRVQIEFVGNSRVITANGMPEHKVGQFPNRGNPNPITEQRYVYRVPAQPMAAVRTTPLGMQNFGICLNGVPFDPGAAEWYQGNPNGGWQYEALSGAVPLGIDANHAHVQPTGAYHYHGLPSGFLKDLNVNRSSHSPIIGWAADGFPIYALYGYKDPKDASSEIVELDSSYQLKTGTRPGGSRGPGGTYDGTFLADYQFVSDKGDLDECNGRFCVTPDFPEGTYAYFLTQHWPVIPRAYRGTPSSDFARGPGRNQNGRGENGPPGRGPGGFPPPRR is encoded by the coding sequence ATGTTTCGTAAGCATTTCCTGACGCTCTTGCCGCTCCTTTCGCTGATGCTGGTCGCCGGTTTGGCGCTGGCCCAGTTTGGTCCGCAAATGCGCCGGCATATGGCGAACCAGATGCGTCAGTTGCAGTTGGTTCCCGCTACCCAGCAGCCGCCTCAGCAGAGTCGCGTGCAGATCGAATTCGTCGGCAATAGTCGCGTGATTACGGCCAATGGTATGCCGGAGCACAAGGTCGGGCAGTTTCCCAACCGAGGCAATCCGAATCCGATTACCGAGCAGCGCTACGTTTATCGCGTTCCGGCGCAGCCGATGGCCGCCGTTCGCACGACGCCGCTGGGGATGCAAAACTTCGGCATCTGCTTGAACGGCGTCCCCTTTGATCCCGGCGCGGCCGAATGGTATCAGGGCAATCCAAACGGCGGTTGGCAATACGAAGCGCTATCGGGCGCCGTGCCGCTTGGGATCGACGCGAATCATGCCCACGTACAACCGACCGGCGCCTATCACTATCACGGACTGCCAAGCGGTTTCTTAAAGGACCTGAACGTCAATCGCAGCAGCCACTCGCCGATCATCGGCTGGGCGGCTGACGGCTTTCCGATCTACGCATTGTACGGCTACAAAGATCCGAAAGACGCGAGCAGCGAGATCGTCGAGCTTGACTCGAGCTACCAACTCAAAACGGGAACGCGCCCGGGCGGAAGTCGCGGTCCTGGAGGAACGTACGACGGTACGTTCCTCGCCGACTACCAGTTCGTCTCCGACAAGGGAGACCTGGACGAATGCAATGGCCGCTTCTGCGTAACGCCCGATTTCCCTGAGGGAACCTACGCCTATTTTCTCACGCAACATTGGCCGGTCATTCCGCGAGCTTATCGCGGAACGCCCTCCTCCGATTTCGCCCGAGGTCCGGGTCGAAATCAAAATGGTCGCGGTGAGAATGGTCCGCCTGGACGCGGCCCCGGCGGTTTTCCTCCTCCGAGAAGGTAA
- a CDS encoding DUF1559 domain-containing protein — translation MTFSHRKSAGFTLVELLVVIAIIGVLIALLLPAVQQAREAARRMHCSNNLKQLGLALHNYHDTFQVFPHASSPYGIGAQRLTAHTWVEFILPFIEQHGLHDQIDFNIYVNQGVNINLFVNLELPAFQCPSNPYSNTLKMKNGTVGFQNWTSSRPTQGLYYPLCAGSVRPDATPLDCPGDGTYCSTPAPTAGCVTDPFCRPDLVPGLIPGMFARGRNHTRIADITDGTSNVFMAGERNAEEMKYGGCFSDNFPVAFTGQKPNSKTRQPDNINAYQQNGGFSSYHIGGVQMVLASGSVIFINENLDHQTFCRLGDKADGNVVSLSN, via the coding sequence ATGACGTTTTCTCACCGAAAGTCGGCTGGATTCACACTGGTCGAATTGCTGGTCGTGATCGCTATCATCGGCGTCCTGATCGCCCTGCTCCTCCCCGCCGTTCAACAAGCCCGCGAAGCGGCTCGCCGCATGCACTGCTCCAACAATCTGAAGCAGCTCGGCTTGGCGCTCCACAATTACCACGACACGTTTCAAGTCTTCCCGCACGCGAGTTCTCCCTACGGAATCGGCGCCCAAAGACTGACTGCCCACACCTGGGTCGAGTTCATCCTCCCGTTTATCGAACAACACGGACTGCACGATCAAATCGACTTCAACATCTACGTCAACCAAGGGGTGAACATCAATCTGTTCGTCAATCTAGAGTTGCCGGCGTTTCAGTGCCCGTCCAATCCGTACTCCAATACGCTGAAAATGAAAAACGGAACCGTCGGCTTCCAAAACTGGACGTCGAGTCGCCCGACGCAAGGGTTGTACTATCCGCTCTGCGCCGGCTCGGTTCGTCCTGACGCAACGCCGCTCGATTGTCCCGGCGACGGCACCTATTGTTCGACTCCCGCTCCGACCGCCGGATGCGTTACCGATCCCTTCTGCCGTCCTGACCTGGTTCCGGGCTTAATCCCCGGGATGTTCGCCCGCGGTCGCAACCATACTCGCATCGCAGACATCACCGACGGCACGAGCAACGTCTTCATGGCGGGAGAACGAAACGCGGAAGAAATGAAATACGGGGGCTGCTTCAGCGACAACTTCCCGGTGGCGTTCACCGGTCAAAAGCCGAACAGCAAAACGCGACAACCGGACAACATCAACGCCTACCAACAAAACGGCGGCTTCTCGAGCTATCACATCGGCGGCGTGCAGATGGTCCTCGCTTCCGGTTCGGTGATCTTCATCAATGAGAATCTCGATCACCAGACGTTCTGCCGCTTGGGAGACAAAGCGGACGGCAATGTCGTTTCGCTGAGCAACTAG